The proteins below are encoded in one region of Methanosarcina barkeri 3:
- a CDS encoding DegT/DnrJ/EryC1/StrS aminotransferase family protein: MIPLCRPYFDSEELYEIKEVLDSGWVSQGPKVREFENKVADYVGAKYAIAVTNCTASLHLALLSLGISMGDEVLVADYTFPATGHSVLYCGAKPIFVDVNLDTYNIDSDKIEEKITERTKAIIPVHTFGQPAEMDKIMKIAHDYNLKIVEDAACALGAKYKTEYAGTIGNIGCYSFHARKGITTGEGGMVVTSDKTLAEKIRYLSVFGMKSAWDREKDQILSIPEFSDIGYNYKMSDITAAIGVAQLKKIDMIIERKKKLAKYWDERLEDIDFISKPYVQKDVRHIYQSYVALIDKNINRNKLISKLMKHGIQTQIGTYASHIQPVYASQDKCPNSLDIFNRSIALPLYYELKEEDIDFVTKSIKISVSELK, encoded by the coding sequence ATGATTCCGTTGTGTAGACCATATTTTGATTCCGAAGAATTGTATGAGATAAAAGAAGTATTGGATTCTGGATGGGTATCTCAAGGACCTAAAGTAAGAGAATTCGAAAATAAGGTTGCAGATTATGTTGGTGCTAAGTATGCCATTGCTGTCACAAACTGCACAGCATCACTCCATTTGGCACTTTTGAGCCTTGGTATTAGTATGGGAGATGAGGTTTTAGTAGCCGATTATACTTTTCCAGCTACAGGTCATTCAGTGTTATATTGTGGAGCAAAGCCGATCTTCGTAGATGTAAATTTAGATACCTACAATATAGATTCTGACAAAATTGAGGAAAAAATAACAGAAAGAACAAAGGCGATTATCCCTGTTCATACATTTGGCCAACCTGCAGAAATGGATAAAATTATGAAAATCGCTCATGATTATAATCTAAAAATTGTTGAGGATGCAGCCTGTGCCTTAGGTGCAAAATACAAAACAGAGTATGCTGGAACCATTGGAAATATAGGGTGTTATTCGTTTCATGCAAGAAAAGGGATTACCACAGGGGAAGGAGGTATGGTAGTTACCAGTGATAAAACTCTTGCTGAGAAAATTAGATATTTGTCCGTTTTTGGGATGAAGTCTGCTTGGGATAGAGAAAAAGATCAGATTCTCAGTATTCCAGAATTTTCGGATATAGGTTATAATTACAAAATGAGTGATATAACGGCTGCTATAGGAGTCGCCCAGCTAAAAAAAATAGACATGATTATTGAAAGAAAAAAGAAGTTAGCAAAATATTGGGACGAAAGGTTAGAAGACATCGATTTCATTAGTAAGCCTTATGTTCAAAAGGATGTGAGACATATCTATCAAAGCTATGTAGCTCTCATTGACAAAAATATAAACAGGAACAAACTAATTTCAAAACTGATGAAACATGGAATTCAAACTCAAATTGGAACATATGCATCTCATATTCAACCTGTTTATGCTTCTCAAGATAAATGTCCAAACTCATTGGACATATTTAATAGATCAATAGCATTGCCTCTATATTATGAGTTAAAAGAAGAAGATATCGATTTTGTAACAAAAAGTATTAAAATATCGGTGAGTGAGCTGAAATGA
- a CDS encoding glycosyltransferase family 2 protein → MSEEKIMDKSVQCTVQKQSECVKSTAPQNVTVILPAYNEEVYIGSIVLLTKYYADNVIVVDDGSSDRTAEIARKAGAEVIVHEVNKGKGAALKTGFAAAANFGADIIVTMDSDGQHNPAEIQKLVNPIIRGKADMVNGSRYLNGLGKNTPSYRRVGQTILDGATKLSSGLQITDSQSGFRAFSASTKDTFRFKAKGMAIESEMLADAGKCGLRIAEVEIGVRYDVGCSTEHPIKHGFGVLLMVLKDIEFNKPLYYLTVPGLALGIIGLVMGTIFIQDFTMGKSLYFGPTMLMILLIIVGSFMALTGIMLHSISAILEDAKTV, encoded by the coding sequence TTGAGCGAAGAAAAAATAATGGATAAGAGTGTCCAGTGCACAGTTCAAAAACAAAGTGAGTGTGTAAAGAGCACAGCCCCGCAGAATGTCACGGTAATTCTTCCTGCATATAATGAAGAAGTTTACATCGGAAGTATAGTCCTGCTTACAAAATACTATGCCGACAACGTAATCGTGGTCGATGACGGCAGCTCGGACAGGACAGCCGAGATTGCCAGGAAAGCAGGAGCTGAGGTAATTGTTCACGAGGTAAACAAAGGGAAAGGTGCAGCTCTCAAGACCGGCTTTGCAGCCGCAGCCAACTTTGGTGCGGATATAATAGTTACCATGGATTCCGATGGTCAGCACAATCCTGCCGAGATCCAGAAACTTGTTAATCCTATTATAAGAGGCAAAGCCGATATGGTCAACGGCAGCCGATACTTAAACGGCCTGGGAAAAAATACTCCTTCCTACCGCCGCGTCGGCCAGACTATTCTTGATGGAGCTACCAAGCTAAGTTCAGGGCTTCAGATCACCGATTCCCAGAGCGGCTTTCGAGCCTTCTCAGCCTCAACAAAAGATACTTTTCGCTTCAAAGCTAAGGGCATGGCTATAGAAAGCGAAATGCTTGCAGATGCAGGCAAATGCGGCCTTCGTATAGCCGAAGTTGAAATCGGAGTCAGATACGACGTTGGCTGTTCAACCGAACATCCTATAAAACACGGTTTTGGGGTTCTTCTTATGGTTTTAAAAGATATCGAGTTCAACAAACCTCTTTACTACCTTACAGTCCCTGGACTGGCTCTTGGAATAATCGGGCTTGTTATGGGCACCATTTTCATACAGGATTTCACGATGGGAAAAAGTTTGTATTTTGGGCCTACAATGCTCATGATTCTGCTTATTATTGTAGGGAGTTTCATGGCTTTGACAGGTATCATGCTGCATTCGATATCTGCTATTCTGGAGGATGCGAAGACAGTTTAA
- a CDS encoding glycosyltransferase, which yields MKILAFVSTIDLKYKLGCTPSWWQLLKALHETGNEVIVVPYLGGAVESLWWRTYENSCKLESVLYNNFLKSNKKTANPSKPNEFLSAITKNLINLDIKPKIKKQLTDIINREKDLDFILFMNIPLNHITGIPSELKTEFGIPCLYYDGDMPTILPKYAVSRGFKFDYYVNSDVSEYDAFFVNSKGVIEDLQEAGAKNVTPLYYAADADLFAPVNVEQTIDVSFYGHGSELREEWMTNMIANPSKRLPGVNFSVGGSNFGIDMGNAKLIGPVSYSAFREFCCKSKINLNITRWSHTNIYASATARPFELAAYGACIVSQPYKGIENWFEIGKEIIVVNSEDEAVEAYEWLLSSEEERLKIGERARQRVLKEHTYRHRAKTIIEVCKLCN from the coding sequence ATGAAAATATTAGCGTTTGTTTCTACTATCGACTTAAAATACAAACTTGGGTGTACACCCTCATGGTGGCAGTTACTGAAGGCTCTCCATGAGACAGGAAACGAGGTTATAGTAGTCCCTTATCTTGGAGGGGCAGTGGAAAGTCTCTGGTGGAGAACATATGAGAACTCGTGTAAACTTGAGAGTGTTCTTTACAACAACTTTCTGAAATCCAATAAAAAAACTGCTAATCCTTCAAAACCCAATGAGTTTCTTTCTGCCATAACTAAAAACCTGATCAATCTCGATATCAAACCCAAGATAAAAAAGCAGCTCACAGACATTATAAACAGAGAAAAAGATCTTGATTTTATTCTTTTTATGAATATTCCCCTTAACCATATCACAGGAATTCCTTCTGAGTTAAAAACAGAGTTTGGAATTCCATGCCTTTATTATGATGGGGATATGCCTACTATTCTTCCCAAGTATGCGGTATCACGTGGATTTAAGTTTGACTACTATGTGAACTCGGATGTTTCAGAGTATGATGCTTTTTTTGTTAATTCAAAAGGAGTTATAGAGGATCTACAGGAAGCCGGTGCAAAAAACGTTACTCCTTTGTATTATGCAGCAGACGCAGATCTTTTTGCTCCTGTAAATGTTGAGCAGACCATTGATGTCTCATTCTATGGCCACGGAAGCGAATTAAGGGAAGAATGGATGACAAATATGATTGCAAATCCCAGTAAAAGGCTGCCTGGTGTAAATTTCTCAGTAGGGGGCAGCAATTTTGGAATTGATATGGGAAATGCAAAGCTTATTGGCCCGGTTTCCTACAGCGCATTCCGCGAATTCTGCTGCAAAAGTAAGATCAACCTGAATATTACCAGATGGTCTCATACAAATATATATGCCTCTGCTACAGCCAGGCCCTTTGAACTTGCAGCTTACGGAGCCTGCATAGTTTCTCAGCCTTACAAAGGGATTGAAAATTGGTTTGAAATTGGAAAAGAGATTATTGTTGTCAATAGTGAAGATGAGGCTGTAGAAGCCTATGAATGGTTATTGTCCTCTGAGGAAGAAAGGCTGAAGATCGGTGAAAGGGCAAGGCAGAGGGTTCTAAAGGAACATACATACCGGCATAGGGCAAAAACGATTATTGAAGTATGCAAATTGTGTAACTGA
- a CDS encoding acyltransferase, producing the protein MTERQNERDDRQTLKNISFVKKILLGLSMYIPSSTFKKTVLKLLGAHVGKNVYFGPGSLVLSNDYTGVHIEDNVFVAPGALINVNKITIGKNSHLGYQCLMVGESLKIGSRCNISNRTFIECSYSPITLEDDVTIGASAMISSHDGAYKQVYGFEMKAAPISIRKKAFIGNNAIVLPGVVINENAIIGAGAVVTKDVFPNSVAVGVPARELKRSFRENS; encoded by the coding sequence ATGACTGAGAGGCAAAACGAAAGAGATGACCGGCAAACGCTAAAAAACATTAGCTTTGTTAAGAAAATCTTGCTAGGTCTCTCAATGTACATTCCCTCATCTACATTTAAAAAAACAGTGCTGAAATTGCTGGGTGCACACGTTGGCAAAAATGTGTATTTTGGTCCAGGGTCTCTTGTTCTTTCCAACGATTACACTGGTGTTCATATCGAAGACAATGTCTTTGTGGCTCCGGGTGCGTTAATAAACGTAAATAAAATAACAATCGGAAAAAATTCGCATCTTGGATATCAGTGTTTGATGGTAGGAGAGTCCCTCAAGATTGGGTCCAGATGTAATATCAGCAACCGGACGTTTATAGAATGTTCCTATTCTCCGATAACTCTTGAAGATGATGTTACGATTGGAGCAAGTGCTATGATTTCATCTCATGATGGAGCATATAAGCAGGTATATGGTTTTGAAATGAAAGCAGCTCCCATTTCTATTCGAAAAAAGGCTTTTATTGGAAATAATGCTATTGTTTTGCCAGGGGTTGTGATTAACGAAAATGCTATTATAGGCGCAGGAGCCGTTGTAACCAAAGATGTATTCCCAAACTCAGTAGCAGTGGGAGTTCCTGCAAGAGAACTCAAAAGAAGTTTCAGGGAAAATTCTTAA
- a CDS encoding DUF362 domain-containing protein: protein MATINDSIVYISDVTERNLLQEIKNGLEFIKVDEIINSDSIIFIKPNFTDSVHRPGITTTPLMVKTVAEVFSPLVKKIYIGESDGGNYSFSADLSLENHGVFDIAKKFKNVEVVNLSKLPRTRITENVCGKNVWVDLPDLLVRDIDLLVSVPVLKSHAMTHGTFSIKNLWGCYPDPMRVLYHKNLDHKLALINKIVKNRIQIIDGFWALDGHGPMEGTPLKTNKLLVSNDPVAIDSSAAFLMNLDKSKIHHLHVAECFGLGISNIDNIHFNKDITKERLSKFTPYKIKIDYLSSLLFKSEILSKIVLSSPLTPYIYQSLNLLRADDKKTYWAEYNKKRNKL from the coding sequence ATGGCTACAATAAATGATTCTATAGTATACATAAGTGATGTAACCGAAAGAAACCTTTTACAAGAGATTAAAAATGGGTTAGAATTCATAAAAGTAGATGAAATTATAAACAGTGATTCTATAATATTCATAAAACCAAATTTTACAGATTCCGTTCATAGACCGGGAATAACTACAACTCCCTTGATGGTAAAAACAGTAGCTGAGGTGTTTTCACCGTTAGTCAAAAAAATATATATCGGCGAATCTGATGGTGGAAATTATTCTTTTTCTGCGGATTTGTCTTTAGAGAATCACGGAGTTTTTGATATAGCCAAAAAATTCAAAAATGTTGAAGTTGTGAATCTTTCAAAATTACCTCGTACAAGAATTACTGAAAATGTATGTGGGAAAAACGTATGGGTTGATCTTCCGGATTTATTGGTCCGGGATATAGATCTTCTGGTTTCAGTTCCTGTTCTAAAATCTCATGCTATGACGCATGGTACATTTAGTATCAAAAATTTATGGGGTTGTTACCCGGACCCTATGAGAGTTTTATACCACAAAAATCTTGACCATAAGTTAGCTTTAATTAATAAAATTGTAAAGAATAGAATTCAAATTATTGATGGGTTCTGGGCTTTAGATGGACATGGTCCAATGGAAGGGACTCCACTAAAAACAAATAAACTTTTAGTCTCAAATGATCCTGTTGCGATAGATTCCTCAGCAGCGTTCTTAATGAACTTAGACAAAAGTAAAATTCATCACTTACATGTAGCTGAATGTTTTGGCTTAGGGATTTCAAATATTGATAATATTCATTTCAATAAAGATATAACAAAAGAAAGACTATCAAAATTCACACCATATAAGATAAAAATTGATTATCTTTCCTCACTTTTGTTTAAAAGCGAAATACTTTCCAAAATAGTCTTGTCTTCCCCTCTTACTCCTTACATATATCAATCATTAAACTTGCTTAGAGCCGATGATAAAAAAACATATTGGGCTGAATACAATAAGAAACGAAATAAGCTCTAA
- a CDS encoding glycosyltransferase family 4 protein, translating to MKILQVIQFFSPKHGGSATVAYELTKQLAKNGHEVTVLTTDFELDSCFIDPLNGVEVIPFHCDLNIGGLLISFSMNKYLKENISKFDIIHMHNFRTYQNIIVSIYAKKYKIPYLLQAHGTMLRIINKKGFKYLFDFVFGYPVLKNVSKVIAVSNEEIDQYLGIGVPKEKIVVIPNGIDIDSFYRLPEKGSFRDKMGVRDKYIVLYLERLHERKGISFLIEAYSELLKQKEDVALVLAGPDDGYRDKAELLIHKFGLKNNVKFTGYIDTFDKLAAYVDCDVLIYPSILEIFGLVPFEAIMCGNPVIVTDDCGCGEFIKKANCGCLVKYGDVVDLKNKMKLILENPDIGSKLVENGQKYIVNNLTWPLICKNIETLYESCISKV from the coding sequence ATGAAAATTTTACAAGTAATTCAGTTTTTTTCTCCTAAGCACGGTGGTTCAGCAACGGTTGCTTATGAGTTGACAAAACAACTGGCGAAAAACGGTCATGAGGTTACAGTACTAACTACTGATTTTGAACTGGATTCATGTTTCATTGATCCTTTAAACGGTGTAGAGGTTATTCCTTTTCATTGCGACTTGAATATCGGAGGTCTTTTAATCTCTTTTTCAATGAATAAGTATCTAAAAGAAAACATCTCTAAATTTGACATAATCCATATGCATAATTTCCGAACTTATCAAAATATAATTGTTAGTATATACGCGAAGAAATACAAAATTCCATATCTTTTGCAAGCACATGGGACCATGCTTCGAATTATTAACAAAAAAGGTTTTAAATATCTTTTCGATTTTGTTTTTGGATATCCTGTGTTGAAAAATGTGTCAAAAGTAATTGCAGTATCTAATGAGGAGATTGATCAATATCTCGGGATTGGGGTGCCTAAAGAAAAGATAGTTGTAATCCCGAATGGAATTGATATTGATTCTTTTTACCGATTGCCTGAAAAAGGTTCTTTTAGGGACAAAATGGGAGTCAGGGACAAATATATTGTTTTATACTTAGAACGGTTGCATGAAAGAAAAGGCATTTCTTTTTTAATTGAAGCTTACTCAGAATTATTAAAACAAAAAGAAGATGTCGCTTTAGTTTTGGCAGGACCTGACGATGGTTATCGGGATAAAGCAGAGTTACTAATTCATAAATTTGGTCTAAAAAATAATGTAAAATTTACTGGTTATATTGATACATTTGATAAACTTGCAGCTTATGTAGATTGTGATGTCTTGATATATCCTTCTATTCTTGAAATATTTGGGCTTGTGCCATTCGAAGCTATAATGTGTGGAAATCCTGTAATTGTGACCGATGACTGTGGGTGTGGAGAGTTTATAAAAAAAGCTAATTGTGGATGCTTAGTAAAATATGGAGACGTAGTTGATTTAAAAAACAAAATGAAGTTAATTCTTGAAAATCCCGACATTGGAAGCAAACTTGTTGAAAATGGACAAAAATATATTGTAAATAATTTAACCTGGCCACTAATTTGCAAAAACATAGAGACCCTTTATGAGAGTTGTATTTCAAAAGTTTGA
- a CDS encoding glycosyltransferase family 4 protein, whose translation MATKRKSICVITFPPMKAGLTPLSNLIDILSSSSDEIYLITGNDGYYHFIDNNNIHLYGIFHSTGDGSVNRIKNYIFTQFKIAHLLLKIIDKIDVCIFFLGGEMLVLSLIPAKVFKKKTITMLSGYSIKYEKGILSKVITKFCTMNFNLVDKIILYSPRLISEWNFEKYSHKILIAPRHFLDFSNFKLNIELSQRNDFIGYVGRLSEEKGIINFIESIPLILKQKPDLNILVIGDGDLRNNIDKYLSNNGLENNVKLVGWSSREDLPKYLNSLKLLIIPSYTEGLPNIMLEAMACGTPVLAKGVGAIPDIISDGETGFIMENNSPECIAKNIFRAMEHPDLENIVKNSIILVKNNFTYKKAVERYSEILDNAK comes from the coding sequence ATGGCAACTAAAAGAAAAAGCATTTGTGTGATCACTTTTCCACCCATGAAAGCAGGGCTCACTCCATTATCAAATCTTATTGATATTTTATCATCTTCTTCTGACGAGATATATCTAATCACTGGAAATGATGGTTATTATCATTTCATTGATAACAATAATATTCATCTGTACGGTATATTCCATTCGACAGGTGATGGTTCAGTAAACAGAATTAAAAACTATATTTTTACCCAATTTAAAATTGCTCATCTACTTTTAAAAATAATCGACAAGATCGATGTATGTATTTTTTTCTTGGGAGGGGAAATGTTAGTTTTATCGTTAATACCTGCAAAAGTATTTAAAAAGAAAACAATTACTATGCTTTCCGGATATTCGATAAAATACGAGAAAGGCATTTTATCAAAAGTAATTACAAAATTTTGTACTATGAATTTTAATCTGGTAGACAAGATAATATTATACTCTCCACGTCTCATAAGTGAATGGAACTTTGAGAAATATTCCCATAAAATTTTAATAGCTCCCAGGCATTTTCTGGATTTTTCTAATTTTAAGTTAAATATTGAGCTCAGTCAAAGAAATGATTTCATAGGATATGTAGGTCGTTTATCTGAAGAAAAAGGCATCATAAATTTCATAGAGTCTATTCCCCTTATTTTAAAGCAAAAGCCGGATCTGAATATTTTGGTAATAGGTGATGGAGATTTAAGAAATAATATTGATAAGTATCTTTCCAATAATGGACTTGAAAACAATGTAAAACTTGTTGGATGGAGCTCTCGTGAGGATCTTCCCAAATACTTAAATTCATTAAAATTGCTAATCATTCCTTCTTATACAGAAGGTCTGCCTAATATTATGTTAGAAGCAATGGCTTGCGGTACACCTGTACTAGCTAAAGGAGTAGGGGCAATTCCTGACATAATAAGTGATGGAGAAACTGGTTTTATTATGGAAAATAATTCTCCTGAATGCATTGCAAAAAACATTTTTCGTGCTATGGAACATCCAGATCTTGAAAACATTGTGAAGAATTCTATTATTCTTGTAAAAAATAACTTTACCTACAAAAAAGCTGTAGAAAGATATTCAGAAATACTTGATAACGCTAAATAA
- a CDS encoding glycosyltransferase yields the protein MEPHSGRGGHYYSLRTTAEEMSKKLDCAIVVIGKRESPVINQSKVKIYNLTYKKINTIKVIKDLKNIIDIERPQVIHSFDEDTFFFGSLISNILKKPYIHTKCGGPNSRIAFPKVNNLILFSQEDVRFYQSSRRFKKTNLFFIPNRIREIPSDILRIKNIKLSVDCNESKTFLIISRLEEYKKNDILQAINLVKKLNSDGIKTKLIIIGALQDVNVGKEIKENVDNNIYLFTDDKYAINASQLIDVADFVIGGGRSFMEAALKGKIMLCPLKNSNYPLLITEENFQNAFDQNFSSRLTIDNFDPEDNYKQIIQALIDEEYADNIISFIKSVSSEHFEISSQLNRYCKIYNEAKYKMHFSIFDMLTQYFRMVYCNELIPKLKTT from the coding sequence ATGGAACCACACTCGGGTAGGGGAGGACATTATTATAGTTTAAGAACTACTGCTGAAGAAATGAGCAAAAAGTTGGATTGTGCTATAGTTGTTATCGGAAAAAGAGAATCACCGGTTATAAATCAGTCGAAAGTAAAAATATATAATTTGACCTATAAAAAGATAAATACTATTAAAGTAATTAAAGATCTGAAAAACATTATTGATATTGAGCGCCCTCAAGTTATTCACAGTTTTGATGAAGATACTTTCTTTTTTGGAAGTTTAATCAGTAATATTTTAAAAAAACCATATATTCATACGAAATGTGGAGGCCCAAATTCAAGGATAGCTTTTCCAAAAGTGAATAACTTAATATTGTTTTCTCAAGAAGATGTTAGGTTTTACCAGTCTTCAAGAAGATTTAAAAAAACAAATCTATTTTTTATTCCAAATCGAATCAGAGAAATTCCTTCAGATATTTTAAGAATAAAAAACATAAAGTTATCAGTAGATTGCAATGAATCAAAAACATTTTTAATAATTTCCAGGCTTGAAGAATACAAAAAGAACGACATACTACAAGCAATAAATCTTGTAAAAAAATTAAATTCTGATGGGATAAAAACTAAATTAATTATTATTGGAGCTCTCCAAGATGTAAATGTTGGTAAAGAAATAAAAGAGAATGTGGATAATAATATCTACCTGTTCACAGATGATAAGTACGCAATTAACGCGAGTCAGCTAATTGATGTTGCAGATTTTGTTATTGGTGGCGGAAGAAGCTTTATGGAGGCTGCATTGAAGGGAAAGATTATGCTGTGCCCCTTAAAGAATTCAAATTATCCTTTATTAATTACAGAAGAAAATTTTCAAAATGCTTTTGATCAAAACTTTTCAAGTAGATTAACTATTGATAATTTTGATCCAGAAGATAATTATAAACAAATTATTCAAGCGTTAATTGATGAAGAATACGCAGATAATATAATTAGTTTTATAAAATCAGTTTCAAGTGAACATTTTGAAATCAGCAGTCAACTCAATAGATATTGTAAGATTTATAACGAAGCAAAATATAAAATGCATTTTAGTATATTCGACATGTTAACTCAATATTTCAGAATGGTTTATTGCAATGAATTAATCCCAAAACTTAAAACTACTTGA
- a CDS encoding polysaccharide biosynthesis C-terminal domain-containing protein has translation MLKNYSFVKDGISVFGTQILTLVIGFVSGVLLARWLGPAGRGAFTALLVYPTIMISLLSMGTRQATVYYLGKKKYSESEVVGVILLLLILSSIIGVLTSVAIISYTQNSDYSLILILLTSFTIPANLTINYFTGILIGKQRINKFNKFMYLVPIINFVLIIFLVFFIKLYIVGAVLATLISNIVLALYALLSINREYSLKICYVPELIKKMISLGSIYALSLFILNLNYRVDVIILEHLSNVTEIGQYTIGVGFAELLWQLPTAFGLVIFSYSANAKNSDKFSQDIAKMIRIVFPVILIGSIFLYSSSEYIIPFLYGSEYTPSVKMLKILLPGIVMMSFFKIINMDLAGRGKPGVTITAFLPAVLVNIMLNIILVPDFGGCGAAFASTISYTLASVSILYYYMKITQLSLSDIFICKKSDIDLILGLIHTLPIKR, from the coding sequence ATGTTAAAGAACTACAGTTTTGTAAAAGATGGTATATCTGTTTTTGGCACTCAGATATTGACATTAGTTATAGGTTTCGTATCAGGAGTACTACTTGCGAGATGGCTTGGACCTGCTGGAAGAGGAGCCTTTACGGCTCTTTTGGTTTATCCTACAATCATGATTAGCCTTTTAAGTATGGGAACGCGCCAAGCAACTGTTTATTATCTTGGTAAGAAAAAGTATTCAGAATCGGAGGTTGTAGGTGTAATATTATTATTACTTATTTTGTCAAGCATAATTGGAGTTCTAACTTCAGTTGCAATAATCTCATATACTCAAAATTCAGATTATAGCCTAATTTTAATATTACTTACGTCATTTACAATTCCCGCAAATTTGACTATTAACTATTTTACCGGGATTTTAATTGGGAAACAACGAATAAATAAATTCAACAAATTTATGTATCTAGTACCTATCATTAATTTCGTACTCATAATCTTCTTAGTATTTTTTATCAAATTATACATAGTAGGTGCAGTTTTGGCTACTCTGATTTCCAATATTGTGCTTGCTCTATATGCGTTGTTATCGATTAATAGAGAATATTCTTTAAAAATATGTTACGTGCCTGAACTAATTAAAAAAATGATTTCTTTAGGATCTATTTATGCACTTTCACTGTTCATTTTAAATCTTAATTATAGAGTGGATGTAATCATACTTGAACATTTAAGTAATGTTACAGAAATAGGTCAATACACTATAGGAGTAGGTTTTGCTGAATTGTTATGGCAGCTACCGACTGCTTTTGGACTAGTTATCTTTTCATATAGTGCAAACGCAAAAAATTCCGATAAATTTTCACAAGATATTGCAAAAATGATCAGGATTGTCTTCCCTGTTATACTCATTGGGTCAATATTTTTATATTCTTCAAGTGAATATATAATTCCTTTTTTGTATGGAAGTGAGTACACTCCAAGTGTCAAAATGCTAAAAATTTTACTACCTGGAATAGTTATGATGAGTTTCTTCAAAATTATTAATATGGATCTGGCCGGTAGAGGGAAACCCGGTGTTACTATAACAGCATTTTTACCAGCAGTTTTGGTCAATATAATGCTTAATATAATTTTAGTGCCTGATTTTGGAGGTTGTGGTGCTGCTTTTGCTTCGACAATTAGTTATACGCTTGCATCAGTGTCTATTTTGTATTACTATATGAAAATTACTCAATTGAGTCTAAGTGATATCTTTATTTGTAAGAAAAGTGATATCGATTTAATTTTAGGATTGATTCATACGTTACCGATTAAGCGCTAA
- a CDS encoding serine O-acetyltransferase: MNKDDPEYSFSSCLKDISQDLLFYGGKNLLSKIVIFSLSVSFKLIFWYRLSRYCYLKSKMTRRALPLIKYRQYILGGNEIDYRAKLGNRVKFAHPSGVIIGAGVIIEDEVTIFQQTTFGSHGHKDEPKSYPIIKQGAIIYSGAKIIGGLTVHENAVIGANSVVLTDVPKNSNAVGIPAK; the protein is encoded by the coding sequence TTGAATAAAGATGATCCTGAATACAGTTTTAGTAGCTGCTTAAAAGATATATCTCAAGACTTACTTTTCTACGGTGGCAAAAACTTATTGAGTAAGATTGTGATCTTTTCTTTGAGTGTTTCTTTTAAACTGATATTTTGGTATCGTCTCTCTAGATATTGTTATCTAAAATCAAAAATGACTAGAAGAGCTCTTCCGCTTATTAAATATCGACAATATATTCTTGGTGGCAATGAAATCGATTATAGAGCTAAGTTAGGTAATAGAGTAAAGTTTGCTCATCCTTCAGGCGTAATAATTGGAGCGGGAGTTATTATTGAAGATGAAGTTACGATTTTTCAACAAACTACATTTGGAAGCCATGGGCATAAAGACGAACCAAAATCCTACCCCATAATAAAACAAGGAGCAATAATTTATTCCGGGGCAAAAATTATAGGTGGACTAACTGTTCATGAAAATGCTGTAATTGGTGCAAATTCAGTTGTACTGACCGATGTACCTAAAAACTCAAACGCAGTAGGAATTCCTGCAAAATAA